One segment of Glandiceps talaboti chromosome 21, keGlaTala1.1, whole genome shotgun sequence DNA contains the following:
- the LOC144451495 gene encoding chymotrypsinogen A-like translates to MKIYLVFVLCVLAGCLQIEGRLKKMSNQKTTLFGASLDKSTRITNGRVAKPHSYPWIASLQVEDTFNGETYTYHRCGGVLIAEQWILTAAHCVYGITGIRIYVVLGAHDLTKSEGTEQRIKASQLYFNKDYDNIKILNDLGLIKLQKPAELNRYVKIVTLASKENEPGNCVASGWGSKTIEGDTSHLLRETTVDVIANKKCQEIWFEEKITGGMLCAGSQTKGICAGDSGGPLMCKKNKKWSMYGISSWGADECGLEDIPDAYTRVSRYHDPVMSFINGDNNDFIVQRLNE, encoded by the exons ATGAAGATTTACCTTGTTTTCGTTCTCTGTGTGTTGGCTGGGTGTCTGCAAATAGAAGGGCGACTAAAAAAG ATGTCTAATCAGAAGACTACACTAT TTGGAGCTAGTCTTGACAAGTCAACACGAATAACCAATGGACGTGTAGCCAAGCCTCATTCGTACCCGTGGATAGCATCTTTACAGGTTGAGGATACATTTAATGGAGAAACGTATACATATCATCGCTGTGGTGGGGTTCTCATTGCTGAACAGTGGATTCTTACAGCAGCACATTGTGTGTATGG GATTACCGGAATTCGTATTTACGTCGTCCTTGGTGCACACGATTTGACCAAATCAGAGGGAACAGAACAGAGAATAAAGGCTTCCCAGCTATATTTCAACAAAGATtatgataatattaaaatactaaacGACCTTGGTCTTATAAAGTTACAGAAACCCGCAGAACTAAACCGCTATGTAAAGATTGTTACACTTGCTTCTAAAGAAAATGAACCGGGTAACTGTGTAGCTAGTGGATGGGGCTCTAAGACGATAGAAG GAGACACAAGCCATCTCTTAAGGGAGACAACTGTCGACGTAATCGCAAACAAGAAATGTCAGGAAATCTGGTTTGAAGAGAAAATCACAGGCGGAATGCTGTGCGCTGGTTCTCAGACTAAAGGAATTTGTGCT GGTGACAGTGGCGGACCTCTAATGTGtaagaaaaacaagaaatggTCAATGTACGGTATATCAAGTTGGGGAGCTGATGAATGTGGTTTAGAAGACATACCTGATGCTTACACCCGTGTTAGTCGCTATCATGATCCCGTAATGTCATTCATTAACGGTGACAACAATGACTTTATTGTTCAACGTTTGaatgaataa
- the LOC144451483 gene encoding chymotrypsinogen A-like yields the protein MNTSLMLCASILCLCLRIEGQILKKLFQDDTNFELGLDQISRITNGHVAVPHSYPWLASLQVRIDSENVMHFCGGALIAEQWILTAAHCVLALPGKRVEVVLGAHDLTSAEGTEQRILSSKLLLDKEYNERSVNRDVGLIKLETPAQLNDNVQIVQLASDADDIPDSCVASGWGAETLDGYPSRVLQETDVNILTNDQCQAIWVKQSITNAMLCAGSGTTGICAGDSGSPLICKKNNQWLAFGISSWGAEECGLQDVPDVYTRVSTFYDLVMAVIDSDDEDDDVAKRIMENWKRPSMASLAE from the exons ATGAACACCTCGTTGATGCTTTGTGCATCTATACTCTGTCTGTGTTTACGAATAGAAGGACAAATACTCAAG AAATTATTCCAAGATGATACAAATT TTGAATTGGGACTAGATCAAATATCACGAATAACAAATGGCCATGTTGCTGTCCCCCATTCGTACCCTTGGTTGGCGTCATTGCAAGTTAGGATTGATTCCGAGAATGTAATGCACTTTTGTGGTGGAGCTCTCATTGCAGAACAGTGGATACTAACGGCAGCACACTGTGTTCTTGC CCTTCCCGGAAAACGTGTCGAAGTTGTTCTTGGTGCTCATGACCTTACTAGCGCAGAGGGTACTGAACAGAGGATACTATCTTCCAAATTACTATTAGACAAAGAGTATAACGAAAGATCTGTCAACAGAGACGTGGGTCTCATAAAGCTGGAAACACCAGCACAACTGAACGATAATGTCCAGATAGTTCAACTGGCATCAGACGCAGACGATATACCAGATAGTTGTGTAGCATCTGGTTGGGGCGCAGAGACACTTGACG GTTATCCAAGCCGTGTCTTACAGGAGACGGATGTTAACATATTAACCAATGACCAATGTCAAGCTATATGGGTTAAACAATCAATCACAAATGCCATGCTTTGTGCTGGATCTGGCACTACTGGTATTTGTGCG GGTGATAGTGGTAGTCCTCTtatatgtaagaaaaacaaCCAATGGTTAGCTTTTGGTATATCAAGCTGGGGAGCCGAAGAATGTGGCTTACAAGACGTGCCAGATGTCTACACACGTGTCAGTACATTTTATGATCTTGTCATGGCTGTCATAGATAGCGATGACGAGGATGATGACGTCGCCAAAAGGATCATGGAAAATTGGAAACGTCCCTCTATGGCTTCCCTGGCAGAATAA
- the LOC144451685 gene encoding chymotrypsin B-like — translation MKVWLICIYILAASLQIEGRLMLSLQDDTHFEDGVDKISRITNGHIATPHSYPWLASLQLEVGYGRTFHFCGGALISQRWILTAAHCLVDLPEGPVGVVLGAHDLTKSEGTEQKILASKRFVYRDYDDEAVNNDVALLKLEEPAKLNENVKIVPLASQENEPRNCVASGWGTESIDGIPSHVLQETTVDMLSIEQCQEIWFEEAITNAMICAGSGTSGICSGDSGSPLICKKNDKWLVYGISSWGAEECGLQDIPDVYTRVSTFRDDVMAVITGEIDKNDEDVSPVIKQRTQMWVEIM, via the exons ATGAAGGTGTGGTTAATCTGCATATATATATTGGCTGCTAGCCTACAAATAGAAGGACGTCTAATGTTG TCACTACAGGACGACACACACT TTGAAGACGGTGTAGATAAAATATCTCGAATAACAAATGGACATATAGCCACTCCTCACTCCTACCCCTGGTTAGCGTCTTTACAGTTAGAGGTTGGTTACGGTCGCACGTTTCATTTCTGCGGAGGTGCTCTTATATCTCAGCGATGGATATTGACTGCCGCACACTGTCTAGTTGA TCTGCCAGAAGGGCCTGTGGGTGTCGTGCTTGGTGCTCACGATTTAACCAAATCAGAGGGTACGGAACAGAAGATCTTGGCATCAAAACGGTTCGTTTACAGAGATTATGATGACGAAGCAGTGAACAACGATGTTGCGCTTTTAAAATTGGAAGAACCAGCCAAACTAAACGAAAATGTGAAGATCGTACCTCTCGCATCTCAAGAAAATGAACCACGAAATTGTGTAGCATCTGGTTGGGGGACGGAATCTATAGACG GAATTCCTAGCCATGTCTTACAGGAGACAACCGTTGACATGCTGTCCATTGAGCAATGTCAAGAGATTTGGTTCGAGGAGGCCATTACTAATGCCATGATATGTGCTGGCTCTGGTACAAGTGGCATTTGTTCG GGTGACAGTGGCAGTCCACTTATATGTAAGAAAAATGATAAATGGTTGGTGTACGGTATATCAAGTTGGGGTGCCGAAGAGTGCGGTCTACAGGACATCCCTGATGTCTACACACGTGTCAGTACCTTCAGAGATGATGTCATGGCAGTTATCACTGGAGAAATAGACAAAAATGATGAAGACGTGTCACCTGTTATAAAACAAAGAACGCAAATGTGGgtagaaataatgtaa
- the LOC144451496 gene encoding elastase-1-like yields the protein MELWCLFLLLGLSSIEVEGREIQSKIGNINLNDIPHRSVRIAGGQEAVPHSHPWHGSLQFNHQHVCSALLLNQRWGLVPAHCVYAFQSQRSSLRVVFGEHSLTQTNGNEQYLSIAQIIISSTYDGSTLTDDYAFIQFSQDVAFNNFVQPAELAVDNIQSGNCQVAGWGQTYVDGPVSDVLLETTVDVIDNQNCLAYWTFITNDMLCAGTGNGSPCMGDSGSPLLCNDVNGDLKVFGIVTFGGHCGAPNIPEGFIRISSFHDELVSVISGGNQQCDIKKYLRHRYCNKG from the exons ATGGAGTTGTGGTGTCTATTCCTTTTACTAGGTCTATCGTCCATAGAGGTTGAAGGACGGGAAATACAG TCAAAGATTGGAAATATTAATCTAAATG ATATTCCACACAGAAGTGTTCGTATAGCCGGTGGCCAAGAAGCAGTCCCGCACTCTCATCCCTGGCATGGCTCACTTCAATTCAACCATCAGCATGTGTGCAGCGCACTGCTGCTCAACCAGCGTTGGGGTCTTGTACCAGCACATTGTGTATATGCATTCCA ATCTCAACGTTCTAGCTTGAGGGTTGTGTTTGGTGAACATAGCTTGACTCAAACAAATGGGAACGAACAATATCTTTCCATAGCCCAGATTATTATCTCGTCGACATATGACGGTTCAACACTAACCGACGATTACGCCTTTATACAGTTTAGCCAAGATGTAGCTTTTAATAATTTCGTGCAGCCTGCAGAACTGGCAGTTGACAACATACAGTCTGGTAACTGTCAAGTAGCCGGATGGGGTCAAACATACGTCGATG GTCCAGTGAGTGATGTCCTACTCGAAACTACTGTAGATGTCATAGACAATCAAAATTGTTTGGCATATTGGACATTTATAACAAACGACATGTTGTGTGCAGGCACCGGAAATGGTAGTCCATGTATG GGTGACAGTGGAAGTCCATTACTGTGTAATGATGTTAATGGTGACTTGAAAGTCTTTGGTATTGTCACTTTTGGCGGTCACTGTGGGGCACCAAACATTCCTGAGGGCTTCATACGCATTAGTAGCTTCCATGATGAATTGGTCTCTGTTATCAGCGGAGGAAACCAACAGTGtgatataaagaaatatttgcgACACCGCTACTGTAACAAAGGATAA